From the genome of Bordetella sp. H567, one region includes:
- a CDS encoding xanthine dehydrogenase family protein molybdopterin-binding subunit — protein sequence MNAPRDLPHDPTRRRFLAAGAITVGFSLLPHMPAMAQEAARKGPKLPGNLNTTPMLDAWIRLDESGKLTVFTGKAELGTGVRTAFIQIAAEELDVAPEAVHLVTADTARTPNEGYTAGSHSLADSGTAILNAAAQVRGLLMQAAATRLQVSADTLKVANGVIQSADGRRLTYGEAVSGLDLHRAAQAESPLKDPRTHTVLGQSMQRVDIPGKVTGGPSYVQDMRLPGMVHARVVRQPSYGARLIKADIDGVQAMPGVVKVVRDGNYLAVVAQDEWQAIVAMRALAQSAQWEETYVLPDEARIHDYLKTLPSREIDVIDRKGPAAPAAQTLKARFSKPYLTHGSIGPSCAVAQFDDGSMTVWTHTQGVFPLRKGLAEMLSLPQEKVRCIHVEGSGCYGHNGADDVAADAALIARAVPGRPVRIQWMRDQEHTWEPAGPPMVTEVQASLDAQGNIVDWQYEIWSNGHNQRIDNAGRMIPTWALAQPFTPAPPVPIPMPEGGGDRNSIPLYAFPNTKVLHHFIPEMPLRVSAMRSLGAYMNIFAIESFMDELAVAAKADPVEFRLRHLKDPRARDVVQLAAERFGWDPKRKREPGRGFGFSFAMYKNLMAYLAIGMELTVDHDTGEVHIHRAVAAIDTGQIVNPDGVRNQVEGGIIQSVSWTLYEQLRFDKRRITSFDWSTYPILRFSNVPEHIEVHLIDRPGAPFLGAGEASQGPASACVANAIADATGMRLRDTPLAAGPRLKDYPHA from the coding sequence ATGAACGCTCCCCGCGATCTCCCGCACGATCCCACGCGCCGCCGCTTCCTGGCGGCCGGCGCCATCACGGTGGGTTTCTCGCTGCTGCCCCATATGCCCGCCATGGCGCAGGAAGCCGCCAGGAAAGGCCCCAAGCTGCCGGGCAACCTGAACACGACGCCCATGCTGGATGCCTGGATCCGCCTGGATGAAAGCGGCAAGCTGACCGTCTTCACCGGCAAGGCCGAGCTGGGCACCGGCGTGCGCACGGCGTTCATCCAGATCGCCGCGGAAGAACTCGATGTCGCGCCTGAGGCGGTGCATCTGGTCACCGCCGATACCGCCCGCACGCCCAACGAAGGCTATACCGCCGGCAGCCATTCCCTGGCCGATAGCGGCACGGCGATCCTGAACGCGGCGGCGCAGGTGCGCGGGCTGCTGATGCAGGCGGCCGCCACGCGGCTGCAGGTCAGCGCCGATACCCTGAAGGTTGCCAACGGCGTGATCCAGTCGGCGGACGGCCGGCGGCTGACCTATGGCGAAGCGGTGTCCGGCCTGGACCTGCACCGTGCGGCGCAGGCGGAATCCCCCCTGAAGGATCCGCGCACCCACACGGTGCTGGGACAATCGATGCAGCGCGTCGACATTCCCGGCAAGGTCACCGGCGGCCCCAGCTACGTGCAGGACATGCGCTTGCCCGGCATGGTGCATGCGCGAGTGGTGCGGCAGCCTTCGTATGGCGCGCGCCTCATCAAGGCGGACATCGACGGCGTGCAAGCCATGCCGGGCGTCGTCAAGGTGGTGCGCGATGGCAACTACCTGGCCGTGGTGGCCCAGGACGAATGGCAGGCCATCGTTGCCATGCGGGCACTGGCGCAGTCCGCGCAATGGGAAGAAACCTACGTCCTGCCCGACGAGGCCCGCATCCATGACTACCTGAAGACGTTGCCGTCGCGCGAAATCGATGTCATCGACCGCAAGGGCCCGGCCGCGCCCGCCGCCCAGACCTTGAAGGCACGTTTCTCCAAGCCTTACCTCACCCACGGTTCCATCGGTCCTTCCTGCGCGGTGGCGCAGTTCGACGACGGCTCGATGACGGTATGGACGCATACGCAGGGGGTCTTCCCGCTGCGCAAGGGCCTGGCGGAAATGCTCTCGCTGCCCCAGGAAAAAGTGCGCTGTATCCACGTCGAAGGTTCGGGCTGCTATGGCCACAACGGCGCCGACGACGTGGCGGCCGATGCCGCGCTGATCGCCCGCGCGGTGCCCGGCCGCCCGGTGCGCATCCAGTGGATGCGCGACCAGGAACACACCTGGGAGCCGGCGGGACCTCCCATGGTGACCGAAGTGCAGGCATCGCTGGACGCCCAGGGCAATATCGTCGATTGGCAGTACGAAATCTGGAGCAACGGCCACAACCAGCGCATCGACAATGCCGGCCGCATGATTCCCACGTGGGCCCTGGCCCAGCCTTTCACGCCGGCGCCGCCCGTGCCGATTCCCATGCCGGAAGGCGGGGGCGATCGCAACAGCATTCCGCTGTATGCGTTCCCCAACACCAAGGTGCTGCACCACTTCATTCCCGAGATGCCCCTGCGCGTGTCGGCGATGCGGTCGCTGGGCGCCTATATGAACATCTTCGCCATCGAGAGCTTCATGGACGAGCTGGCCGTGGCGGCCAAGGCCGACCCGGTCGAGTTCCGCCTGCGCCACTTGAAGGACCCGCGCGCCCGCGACGTGGTCCAGCTGGCGGCCGAGCGCTTCGGCTGGGATCCCAAGCGCAAGCGCGAACCGGGCCGCGGCTTCGGTTTTTCCTTCGCCATGTACAAGAACCTGATGGCCTACCTGGCCATCGGCATGGAATTGACGGTGGACCACGATACGGGCGAAGTGCACATCCATCGCGCCGTCGCGGCGATCGACACGGGGCAGATCGTCAACCCGGACGGCGTACGCAACCAGGTGGAAGGCGGCATCATCCAGTCCGTCAGCTGGACGCTGTATGAACAGCTGCGCTTCGACAAGCGGCGCATCACCAGCTTTGACTGGAGCACCTATCCCATCCTGCGTTTTTCCAATGTGCCGGAGCATATCGAGGTGCATTTGATCGATCGTCCCGGCGCGCCCTTCCTGGGCGCCGGCGAAGCGTCGCAGGGGCCGGCATCGGCTTGCGTGGCCAACGCGATCGCGGACGCCACCGGCATGCGCCTGCGCGACACGCCCTTGGCCGCCGGCCCGCGCCTGAAGGACTACCCGCACGCCTGA
- a CDS encoding vWA domain-containing protein: MLIDFFYHLRAHRLPVSVQEYLTLLESLRQPLMAPTLDDFYHLSRMALVKDETLFDRYDQAFAAYYRGIAASLPPDKEIPLDWLVKQFERTLTPEEKAAIETHGWDKLMQLFKQRLQEQTERHAGGSKWIGTGGTSAFGNGGYHPEGIRVGGDSAGNRSAVKVWDMRQFRDYDDTLELGTRNFKVALRRLRRFARQGADLELDLDGTIASTARNAGHLDLRMVPERRNTVKVLMLLDVGGSMDDHIARVEELFSAARSEFRHLDVYYFHNCPYERLWQSNRRRQSDGFDTWDILRKYNADWRLIVVGDATMSPYEILQPGGSVEHMNKEAGAVWLQRLLEAWPKAAWLNPEPTASWPYRQSIAILREIMHDRMYPVTVAGLEQAMHLLSK; the protein is encoded by the coding sequence ATGCTGATCGACTTCTTCTATCACCTGCGCGCGCACCGGCTTCCCGTTTCGGTGCAGGAGTACCTGACCCTGCTCGAATCGCTGCGCCAGCCGCTGATGGCGCCCACGCTGGACGATTTCTACCACCTGTCGCGCATGGCGCTGGTCAAGGATGAAACGCTCTTCGACCGCTACGACCAGGCGTTCGCCGCCTATTACCGCGGTATCGCGGCCTCCCTGCCGCCGGACAAGGAAATCCCCCTGGACTGGCTGGTCAAGCAGTTCGAGCGCACGCTGACGCCGGAAGAAAAGGCCGCCATCGAAACCCATGGCTGGGACAAGCTGATGCAGTTGTTCAAGCAACGGCTGCAGGAACAGACCGAGCGCCATGCCGGCGGCAGCAAATGGATAGGCACCGGCGGCACCTCGGCCTTCGGCAACGGCGGCTATCACCCCGAAGGCATACGCGTGGGCGGCGATTCCGCCGGCAACCGCAGCGCGGTCAAGGTCTGGGACATGCGCCAGTTCCGCGACTACGACGACACGCTGGAACTGGGCACGCGCAACTTCAAGGTGGCACTGCGGCGCCTGCGCCGCTTCGCCAGGCAAGGCGCCGACCTGGAACTGGACCTGGACGGCACCATCGCCAGCACGGCGCGCAATGCCGGCCACCTGGACTTGCGCATGGTGCCGGAACGGCGCAACACCGTGAAGGTGCTGATGCTGCTGGACGTGGGCGGCAGCATGGACGACCACATCGCCCGCGTCGAGGAGCTGTTTTCCGCCGCGCGCAGCGAATTCCGCCACCTGGATGTCTATTATTTCCACAACTGCCCCTACGAGCGACTGTGGCAAAGCAACCGGCGCCGCCAGAGCGACGGCTTCGATACCTGGGACATCCTTCGCAAATACAACGCCGACTGGCGCCTGATCGTCGTGGGCGATGCCACGATGAGCCCCTACGAAATCCTGCAGCCCGGCGGCTCGGTGGAACACATGAACAAGGAAGCCGGCGCGGTGTGGCTGCAGCGCCTGCTGGAGGCCTGGCCCAAGGCGGCCTGGCTGAACCCCGAACCCACCGCTTCCTGGCCCTATCGGCAGTCCATTGCCATCCTGCGGGAAATCATGCACGACCGCATGTATCCGGTCACCGTGGCAGGACTGGAGCAGGCCATGCACCTGTTGTCCAAATGA
- a CDS encoding M16 family metallopeptidase, with protein MSTPALSRHLKTLIFSSFLAFQAGAATLPEGTTEVASVEGITEFRLSNGLRVLLAPDDSKPTTTVNMTYLVGSRNENYGQTGMAHLLEHMMFKGTPTTRNAMGEFSRRGLAANGSTSSDRTNYFASFAANADTLDWYLGWQADAMVNSLISREDLDSEMTVVRNEMESGENSPFRILMQKMEATAFQWHNYGKDTIGARADVENVDIAQLQAFYREYYQPDNAVLIVAGKFNPQDALETISKTLGKLPKPTRTLPREYTVEPVQDGEREVTLRRAGGTPLVAAMYHIPAAGSPDFARLDLATTMLSDTPSGRLYRELVRRKLASDVFGFTMEQRDPGVVLFGAQLEPGMSQDASLKALTGALESVAHTPFTQEELDRARSKWLRDWEQTYSDPQKIGVALSEAIASGDWRLFFLQRDRVREAKLADVQRVAAEYLVPSNRTAGRYIPTAKPVRAPVNTRVDLTDVLNNYKGDPGYTQAAAFDPTPANIDKLTARRTLELPNGKVDVALLSKSTRGHRVRARLLVQFGNVDTLRGQRAVADAVADMLDRGTSKLSRQAIQDRFDQLKADVNFSGSGTNLSVSISTTRDNLPDVVATVLDIVRNANFPQAQLDEYKAQAVTAIQNAMNEPSSLALRALAREDNPWPKDDIRYVPTFDESLASVRALSHDVLARFHNRFYGAGTIAFSAVGDFDAEATESALKKGLAGWKRGAPYTRVPEPYRPVPAQKLDIPTPDKANAFYASRLPLPLQDTSPDFAALYMANYLLGTSETSRLWNRVREKEGLSYNVRSNLSVSSFEPRGSWTVYAIYAPENRQRLEQAITEELARVRKDGFTDAEIRDGIASLLNYRRLARAQDDVLASTWIDYIRRGRTFAWSADMDKQIAALTPAEVNDILRKYMKPEDFSTAVAGDFSKKQ; from the coding sequence ATATCCACCCCCGCATTGTCGCGCCACCTGAAGACACTGATTTTCTCGTCCTTCCTGGCCTTCCAGGCCGGCGCAGCAACGCTGCCGGAAGGCACGACGGAAGTCGCCTCGGTGGAGGGCATCACGGAATTCCGCCTGAGCAACGGCCTGCGCGTCCTGCTCGCGCCGGACGACTCCAAGCCCACCACCACCGTCAACATGACCTACCTGGTGGGGTCGCGCAACGAAAACTACGGCCAGACGGGCATGGCCCACCTGCTTGAACACATGATGTTCAAGGGCACGCCCACCACCCGCAACGCCATGGGCGAATTCTCGCGCCGCGGCCTGGCCGCCAACGGCTCCACCTCCAGCGACCGCACGAACTACTTCGCCAGCTTCGCCGCCAATGCCGATACGCTGGACTGGTACCTGGGCTGGCAGGCCGACGCCATGGTCAATTCGCTGATCTCGCGCGAAGACCTGGATTCGGAAATGACCGTCGTGCGCAACGAAATGGAAAGCGGGGAAAACAGCCCCTTCCGCATCCTCATGCAGAAGATGGAAGCGACGGCGTTCCAGTGGCACAACTACGGCAAGGACACCATAGGCGCCCGCGCGGATGTCGAAAACGTCGATATCGCGCAGCTGCAGGCGTTCTACCGCGAGTACTACCAGCCGGATAACGCCGTCCTCATCGTCGCCGGCAAATTCAATCCCCAGGACGCCCTGGAAACCATCAGCAAGACGCTGGGCAAGCTGCCCAAGCCGACGCGCACGCTGCCACGCGAATATACCGTCGAGCCGGTGCAGGACGGCGAACGCGAAGTCACGCTGCGCCGTGCCGGCGGCACGCCGCTGGTTGCCGCCATGTACCATATTCCCGCCGCGGGCAGCCCCGATTTCGCGCGGCTGGACCTGGCCACGACCATGCTCTCGGATACACCGTCGGGACGGCTGTATCGCGAACTGGTGCGCCGCAAACTGGCCTCGGACGTGTTCGGCTTCACCATGGAGCAGCGCGACCCGGGCGTCGTGCTGTTCGGCGCGCAGCTGGAACCGGGCATGAGTCAGGACGCCTCGCTCAAGGCGCTGACCGGCGCGCTGGAATCGGTGGCGCACACCCCCTTCACCCAGGAAGAGCTCGATCGCGCCCGCAGCAAGTGGCTGCGCGACTGGGAACAAACCTATAGCGATCCCCAGAAAATCGGCGTTGCGCTGTCCGAGGCCATCGCCAGCGGCGACTGGCGCCTGTTCTTCCTGCAGCGCGATCGGGTGCGCGAGGCCAAGCTGGCCGACGTGCAACGCGTCGCCGCGGAATACCTGGTGCCCAGCAACCGCACTGCCGGCCGCTACATTCCCACGGCCAAGCCCGTGCGCGCGCCGGTGAACACGCGTGTCGACCTGACCGACGTGCTGAATAACTACAAGGGCGATCCCGGCTACACCCAGGCGGCCGCCTTCGATCCCACGCCAGCCAACATCGACAAGCTGACGGCGCGGCGCACGCTGGAGCTGCCCAACGGCAAGGTGGACGTGGCGCTGCTCTCCAAGTCGACGCGCGGCCACCGCGTGCGCGCGCGGCTGCTGGTTCAGTTCGGCAACGTCGACACCCTGCGCGGGCAGCGCGCCGTGGCCGACGCCGTGGCGGATATGCTGGACCGCGGCACGTCCAAGCTGTCGCGCCAGGCCATCCAGGATCGCTTCGACCAGCTGAAGGCGGACGTCAACTTCAGCGGCTCGGGCACCAATCTGTCGGTGTCCATCTCCACCACGCGAGACAACCTGCCCGACGTGGTGGCCACGGTGCTGGACATCGTGCGCAACGCCAATTTCCCGCAGGCGCAGCTGGACGAATACAAGGCCCAGGCCGTGACCGCCATCCAGAACGCCATGAACGAACCCTCGTCCCTGGCGCTGCGCGCCCTGGCGCGCGAGGACAATCCGTGGCCCAAGGACGACATCCGCTACGTGCCGACCTTCGACGAATCCCTGGCCAGCGTCCGTGCCCTGTCGCATGACGTGCTGGCGCGCTTTCACAACCGGTTCTACGGCGCCGGCACCATCGCCTTTTCCGCCGTGGGCGACTTCGATGCCGAGGCCACCGAAAGCGCGCTGAAGAAAGGCCTGGCGGGCTGGAAGCGCGGCGCCCCCTACACCCGGGTACCTGAACCCTACCGCCCCGTCCCGGCGCAGAAGTTGGATATCCCCACGCCCGACAAGGCGAATGCCTTCTACGCCAGCCGCCTGCCCCTGCCCTTGCAGGACACCTCGCCGGACTTCGCGGCGCTATACATGGCGAATTACCTGCTCGGCACGTCGGAAACCTCCCGGCTGTGGAATCGCGTCCGCGAAAAAGAGGGGCTGTCGTACAACGTGCGCAGCAATCTGTCGGTATCGTCCTTCGAACCGCGCGGCAGCTGGACGGTCTATGCGATCTACGCGCCGGAAAACCGCCAGCGCCTGGAACAGGCCATCACCGAGGAACTGGCGCGCGTCCGCAAGGACGGCTTCACCGATGCTGAAATCCGCGACGGCATCGCCTCGCTGCTGAACTACCGGCGCCTGGCGCGCGCCCAGGACGATGTCCTGGCCAGCACGTGGATCGACTACATCCGGCGGGGCCGCACCTTTGCCTGGTCAGCGGACATGGACAAGCAGATCGCCGCGCTGACGCCGGCCGAGGTCAACGACATCCTGCGCAAGTACATGAAGCCGGAAGACTTCAGCACGGCAGTGGCCGGCGACTTCAGCAAGAAGCAATAG
- a CDS encoding AAA family ATPase, whose protein sequence is MPAASSPATPRFEGTDRYVATEDLKLAVNAALTLQRPLLIKGEPGTGKTMLAEEVARALGRPLLQWHIKSTTKAHQGLYEYDAVSRLRDSQLGDEKVRDIRNYIVQGVLWQAFDAPDPVVLLIDEIDKADIEFPNDLLRELDRMEFHVYETRQTIAARHRPLVIITSNNEKDLPDAFLRRCFFHYIRFPDRETMRDIVGVHFPALRADVLRAALDTFFALRDAPGLKKKPSTSELLDWLHLLLAEDIPAGQIEAHAATAVPLMAGALLKNEQDMHLLERLAAMTRTGQRR, encoded by the coding sequence ATGCCCGCAGCTTCTTCCCCCGCCACGCCTCGCTTCGAAGGCACGGACCGCTATGTCGCGACCGAAGACCTGAAACTCGCGGTGAACGCGGCACTGACCTTGCAGCGGCCGCTGTTGATCAAGGGGGAACCGGGCACCGGCAAGACCATGCTGGCCGAAGAAGTGGCGCGGGCGCTGGGCCGGCCGCTGCTGCAGTGGCACATCAAGTCCACCACCAAGGCACACCAGGGCCTGTACGAATACGATGCCGTGTCGCGCCTGCGCGATTCGCAGCTGGGCGACGAAAAAGTCCGCGACATTCGCAACTACATCGTCCAGGGCGTGCTGTGGCAGGCGTTCGACGCACCGGATCCGGTCGTGCTGCTGATCGACGAGATCGACAAGGCCGACATCGAATTCCCCAACGACCTGCTGCGCGAACTGGACCGCATGGAATTCCATGTCTACGAAACGCGCCAGACCATCGCGGCGCGCCATCGTCCGCTCGTCATCATCACCTCCAACAACGAAAAAGACCTGCCGGACGCGTTCCTGCGCCGCTGCTTTTTCCACTACATCCGCTTTCCGGACCGGGAGACCATGCGCGACATCGTCGGCGTGCATTTCCCGGCACTGCGCGCGGACGTCCTGCGCGCCGCGCTGGATACCTTCTTCGCCTTGCGCGATGCGCCGGGACTGAAGAAGAAGCCGTCGACATCGGAACTGCTGGACTGGCTGCACCTGCTGCTGGCCGAAGACATTCCGGCGGGACAGATCGAGGCGCACGCCGCCACCGCCGTTCCCCTGATGGCCGGCGCGCTGCTCAAGAACGAGCAGGACATGCACCTGCTGGAACGCCTGGCCGCGATGACGCGCACGGGCCAGCGCCGCTAG
- a CDS encoding DUF1841 family protein produces the protein MFNPSRDQVREFFIEAWRKHKAAAVLTPLEAMAVDWMVQHPEYHGDLESPEAMTAEYAVEKGRTNPFLHLSMHLAIAEQLSIDHPPGIRAAYQRLAARSDAHHAVHEIMECLGQVVWEAQRLGTPMDSDTYIDLIRQRAER, from the coding sequence ATGTTCAATCCGTCACGCGACCAAGTGCGCGAATTCTTTATCGAAGCCTGGCGCAAGCACAAGGCGGCCGCGGTCCTGACCCCGCTGGAAGCGATGGCGGTGGACTGGATGGTCCAGCATCCGGAATATCACGGCGACCTGGAAAGCCCGGAGGCAATGACGGCCGAGTATGCCGTCGAGAAAGGCCGCACCAACCCTTTCCTGCATCTCTCCATGCACCTGGCGATCGCCGAGCAATTGTCGATCGATCATCCGCCCGGCATCCGGGCGGCCTACCAGCGCCTGGCGGCGCGCAGCGACGCGCACCACGCGGTGCACGAAATCATGGAATGCCTGGGGCAGGTCGTCTGGGAGGCCCAGCGGCTGGGCACTCCCATGGACAGCGATACCTATATCGACCTGATCCGCCAGCGGGCGGAACGGTGA
- the icd gene encoding NADP-dependent isocitrate dehydrogenase, protein MSYQHIQPPAGGQKITVNADFTLNVPDQPIVPYIQGDGVGVDITPVMMAVVDAAVAKSYGERRRIHWMEVYAGEKATKLYGTEAWLPQETLQAVRDYVVSIKGPLAAARTGGTVRSLNVALRQELDLYVCLRPARYFRGVPAPLREPEKTDMVIFRENSEDIYAGIEFPAGSPQARELVDFLQNHVHSRHLRFPDSSAIGIKPVSREGTRRLVRKAAQYAIDHDRATLTLVHKGNIMTYTEGGFRDWGYELLREEFAAEQIDGGPWCRFKNPRTGREIVAKDIMADAFLQQSMLRPGEFDVIATLNLNGDYISAAVAAQVGGIGITPGANMSDSVAMFEATHGTAPKYAGKDYVNPGSEILAAAMMLRHLGWVEAADMIIASMEKAILAKKVTFDFARLLKGAEQVSCSGFGRVMIENM, encoded by the coding sequence ATGTCGTACCAGCATATCCAGCCTCCCGCGGGGGGCCAGAAAATCACCGTCAATGCGGACTTCACGCTGAACGTGCCCGACCAGCCCATCGTGCCCTACATACAGGGCGACGGGGTTGGCGTGGACATTACGCCCGTCATGATGGCGGTCGTGGACGCGGCAGTGGCGAAGTCGTACGGCGAGCGCCGCCGCATTCATTGGATGGAGGTCTACGCAGGCGAAAAGGCCACCAAACTGTATGGTACGGAGGCCTGGCTGCCGCAGGAAACCCTGCAGGCGGTGCGCGACTATGTCGTTTCCATCAAGGGCCCGCTGGCGGCGGCCCGTACCGGCGGCACCGTGCGCTCGCTCAATGTGGCGCTGCGGCAGGAACTGGACCTGTACGTCTGCCTGCGTCCCGCGCGTTATTTCCGTGGGGTGCCCGCGCCGCTGCGCGAGCCGGAAAAGACCGATATGGTTATTTTCCGCGAGAACTCCGAAGACATCTACGCGGGCATCGAGTTTCCCGCCGGTTCGCCGCAGGCGCGCGAATTGGTCGATTTCCTGCAGAACCACGTGCATTCGCGGCATCTGCGTTTTCCCGACAGCTCGGCCATCGGCATCAAGCCGGTGTCGCGCGAGGGCACGCGGCGCCTGGTGCGCAAGGCCGCGCAGTACGCCATCGATCATGACCGCGCCACCCTGACGCTGGTGCACAAGGGCAACATCATGACGTATACCGAGGGCGGCTTCCGCGACTGGGGATACGAATTGCTGCGTGAGGAATTTGCGGCCGAGCAGATCGACGGCGGTCCGTGGTGCCGCTTCAAGAATCCCAGGACGGGACGCGAGATCGTCGCCAAGGACATCATGGCGGACGCCTTCCTGCAGCAATCCATGCTGCGCCCCGGGGAATTCGACGTGATCGCGACGCTGAACCTGAACGGCGACTATATTTCGGCCGCCGTGGCGGCGCAGGTGGGCGGCATCGGCATTACCCCTGGCGCCAATATGTCGGATTCCGTCGCCATGTTCGAGGCCACGCACGGCACTGCGCCCAAGTACGCAGGCAAGGACTATGTCAACCCGGGCTCGGAAATCCTGGCCGCCGCGATGATGCTGCGCCACCTGGGCTGGGTAGAGGCCGCGGACATGATCATCGCCAGCATGGAAAAAGCCATCCTGGCCAAGAAGGTCACTTTCGACTTCGCCCGTCTGCTGAAGGGGGCGGAGCAGGTGTCCTGTTCTGGCTTTGGCCGGGTGATGATCGAGAATATGTAG
- a CDS encoding c-type cytochrome has product MKRTIVTLAGVLLGLAATASHADDLAAGKAVFGKFNCASCHGADAKTPADPQYPILAGQHEDFLAHALKAYKRGQSGAAATANIRKNPIMGAFAVQLSDADIDNVAAWLSSLPSDLGTRK; this is encoded by the coding sequence ATGAAACGCACGATCGTCACCCTCGCCGGGGTGCTGCTGGGCCTTGCCGCGACGGCGTCGCACGCCGACGACCTGGCCGCGGGCAAGGCGGTATTCGGCAAATTCAATTGCGCGTCCTGCCATGGCGCGGACGCCAAGACGCCGGCGGACCCGCAGTATCCGATCCTGGCGGGCCAGCATGAAGACTTCCTGGCGCACGCCCTGAAGGCTTACAAGCGGGGCCAGTCCGGCGCCGCCGCCACCGCCAACATCCGCAAGAATCCCATCATGGGAGCCTTCGCGGTACAGCTGAGCGATGCCGACATCGACAATGTCGCGGCATGGCTGTCCAGCTTGCCCAGCGACCTGGGCACACGGAAATAA
- a CDS encoding c-type cytochrome has product MKLRTTVLRTACLLAVWASCAGAAHAADAAKGGNAQAGRDKVSMCIGCHGIPDYKTAFPEVYRVPMIAGQNAKYIENALNAYKKGERSHPTMDAVAGSLSDQDIADIAAYYSTLK; this is encoded by the coding sequence ATGAAGTTGCGAACCACTGTATTGCGTACGGCGTGCCTGCTTGCCGTCTGGGCATCCTGTGCCGGCGCCGCGCATGCGGCGGATGCCGCCAAGGGCGGAAATGCCCAGGCCGGTCGGGACAAGGTCTCGATGTGCATCGGCTGCCACGGCATCCCCGACTACAAGACCGCATTCCCGGAGGTGTATCGCGTGCCGATGATCGCCGGCCAGAATGCCAAATACATAGAGAACGCGCTCAACGCATACAAGAAGGGCGAGCGCAGTCATCCCACCATGGATGCCGTCGCGGGCAGCCTGTCCGACCAGGACATCGCGGATATCGCGGCGTATTACTCCACTCTCAAATGA
- a CDS encoding GNAT family N-acetyltransferase, producing the protein MILVDCSHERHAGAILDIFNDAILTSTALYDYQPRTAATMQAWFEAKRKGGFPVIGFEDDAGVLMGFASYGTFRAFPAFKYSVEHSVYVHRDFRGRGLGEALMRALVERARDQQYHLLVGAIDSTNQASCALHEKLGFTHAGTVRQAGFKFGRWLDVAFYQLLLDTPDQPVDG; encoded by the coding sequence ATGATCCTGGTCGACTGCAGCCACGAGCGCCACGCCGGCGCCATCCTGGACATCTTCAACGACGCCATCCTGACGTCGACGGCCCTGTACGACTACCAGCCGCGCACCGCCGCCACCATGCAGGCCTGGTTCGAGGCCAAGCGCAAGGGCGGTTTTCCGGTCATCGGTTTCGAGGACGACGCCGGTGTGCTCATGGGGTTCGCCAGCTACGGGACATTCCGCGCCTTCCCCGCCTTCAAGTATTCCGTCGAGCACTCCGTGTACGTGCACCGCGACTTCCGCGGCCGCGGGCTGGGCGAAGCGCTGATGCGAGCCCTGGTCGAGCGGGCCCGGGACCAGCAGTATCACCTCCTGGTCGGCGCGATCGATTCCACCAACCAGGCCAGTTGCGCCCTGCATGAAAAGCTGGGCTTCACGCATGCCGGCACGGTGCGGCAGGCGGGCTTCAAATTCGGCCGCTGGCTGGACGTGGCGTTCTACCAGCTGCTGCTCGATACGCCGGACCAGCCGGTGGACGGCTGA
- a CDS encoding (2Fe-2S)-binding protein, with amino-acid sequence MITLTVNGVAHDLDIDPSMPLLYALRNHLELNGAKFGCGMGQCGACTVIVDQQPVFSCQFPASSAQGRQVRTIEGLGTPEHPSPLQKAFIDKQAAQCGYCIAGMVMRAQALLDRNSAPTEAEIREHMQTNLCRCGTHMRILAAVSQAAESMRAAGAANGQTAVGAAK; translated from the coding sequence ATGATTACCCTGACCGTCAACGGCGTGGCGCATGACCTGGACATCGATCCCTCGATGCCCCTGTTGTATGCCCTGCGCAACCATCTTGAACTGAACGGCGCCAAATTCGGCTGCGGCATGGGCCAGTGCGGCGCGTGCACCGTGATCGTCGACCAGCAGCCGGTGTTCTCCTGCCAATTCCCCGCATCGTCCGCGCAGGGCCGGCAGGTCCGCACCATCGAAGGCTTGGGCACGCCGGAGCATCCCAGCCCGCTGCAGAAAGCCTTCATCGACAAGCAGGCGGCACAATGCGGCTATTGCATCGCCGGCATGGTGATGCGCGCCCAGGCGCTGCTGGACCGCAACAGCGCGCCCACCGAGGCGGAGATCCGCGAACATATGCAGACCAACCTGTGCCGCTGCGGCACGCATATGCGCATCCTGGCCGCGGTTTCCCAGGCCGCCGAATCGATGCGCGCCGCCGGCGCCGCCAACGGCCAGACCGCCGTGGGAGCCGCCAAATGA